The genomic region ATCCAGCCACCCAAGTCCCGTGTTTATTCGTCCAACCAATAAGTCACAAAACCCGTCTTAAGCCATGACAACCATAACTTTAGACGCGAAATTCGCCTTCCACGGTGGTCGACAATAGCCACAACAGGTCCCACTAACATCCCCATGGTCAAGGCCAACTAATGAGGGTAACGGCACGGTTCACGGTGGTCTATACGGAGTTTAAacgataatttaattaaatacgactatataaatataaattgagacggtcttaccttgagacaACAATAATTGAATgaattctcttatttttctcccttagatctttctctcccttgccttagatcaattattgtgtttttatgtttTTGTATGCTTATCGGTAGATATAATAGCCTATTTATATAAATGTGGGTAGGAAAGAGGGAGGAAGTTTCCTTAAAACAATTACCtttatttttcccttttctttttaattactCCCATATTAGTATTAGTAATAATATACAATTACAATCCCGACTATGTACTCAACATACACGGCTTACCCGTGCTCACGACCCACATTCCTTCCGTCTCaagtattatttaattattttatttccgtCTTACAAATTTATTatccaattaattaaattactaaatatcatttaaaacacattttaatataattttaccGTCTAAAATGCGGGGTATTACACGCTTAATTGGGCAACAACAAAAATTTGTTGCACAAAGTAAATCATGGGTGACGAACAACAATGTCGTTGCACATGCGAGAATGGGCGTCGATCCTAGGGCGTCGAACCCACGACGACTTGATTTTCGTCGAACAAAAATGTTTTTGTTGCCCAAAACTGTTTTTCTTGTAGTGAACAAtcaagagcaatttaacaatcaattcattaataacccttttctaacaacctatatctcctttcaccctagattatgaaattagctacgcatactaacggtaataacaacaataataattgtagaagacataattaaaagcataaaagatgaacaataaatgaatggttaataatagaagaaagattaacaataataccGTAATAGAGGAATGCTTAGATCCGAAAGTAAGgacaataaactaaactaagagtttttagagagaatttaTTATAAAGTAGCGTAACTAGGTAAAATAAGACGTAAAAATAACATAGGGTATGAGTTGGGTATTTATATTAAGGCATAACCGACTTATGAAAATTGCGGAAAAATACTGAAAAtaaagtgtactcgatcgagcctgagtgtacttgatcgagtacattTCTCAGTTGATCAAGTCTGCTTGGGCTTGATCAAGGACTCTCCCTGTTTCagttcttttcttcgtgttgtcttcttaacttctctccctttattcttctagattcccgtttcatgctccgtgtattccttcatgccttcTCCGCGgtgctcatttcattcctttgctccacaaatgcatcattcctacaTTAAACACCgaatagcggaagtatcgacattctagcataaaatgcatgtaattaatataaactagcacgaaaatcgtatcaaaagtaactaaggggaggcataaatatgtatataattatgactcatcatgctGCTAGCCATATAAACATACGGATTCGTTGTTGAACGGGTATTTTCCAAATAACGTGTTATGCCATTGTATCCGCTTCTGGAGGAGCCTCGCAGTTTTAATAAGGGCTAAAGGTGATTTAATGGAGAACTTACCACTAGACGAGGCATTCCAATACAAGGAATCTTCTAAACAAGGCTCCGGTGATAAAGAGTACGCAGCAGTCTTTAATAAATCTTCTCGTGATAAATAATTGGAAAAGGCATCCCATTTCCAACACAAATCTTCGTCCCACATTTCTGATATGGTGGCTCCCAAAATGTTGTCAGGGATCGTCATAATAGCTCTATCCGACAAGAAACCTGAATCAACCCAAGAGTGGTCCCAAAACAAAGTTTTACGACCATTTCCTACCGCTAATGTGCTTCCATGATTAATAATTTGTGCTTGCGATGTAATACCAGCCCAAACATTAGACATATTCGGTCTAGGTTAGAACATGTCGATATCACATTGACCATTACAGTACTTAGCACAGAGTACCCGAGCCCATAGAGTGCTTGGTTCGGATAAAACTCGCCAACCTAACTTGGTTAGAAATGCTGCATTTGACTGTCGAGAAGAACGAAGCCCCAAACCTCCCATGCATTTTGGATTCTAAACCTTGTCCCAAGAGATTAAATGTACTTTCTTATGCTCCTCAGTGCCACCCCATAAGAAACGTCTTGTCTTTCTATCGAGAGAATCGCACACTAATCTTAGTATCTTCGCGGTTTGCATACTATGGTTAGCCATAGTAGATAGAGTAGATTGTACCAAAGTATTCCGACCTGCAAGTGATAAATGTTTCGTCTGCCAACCTGCCAATCGTCTATTGAATTTCTCCTCGAGGTGAGCGAAATTAGCCTTTGTAACTCGTCCATTAATACTTGGCATACCCAAATATGTGCTCAAGTCGTTAGTCACTTCAAACCCAGGTATGTTTTTGACATCGTCTATATCCGAAGCAGTGGTATTAGCGGAGAAGAAGATTTTGGATTTCTCCATGCTTACGTTTTCACCTGAAGCCCGACAAAAATTATCGAGAACAAATTTAATAACATGTGCTTGATCAGCTCTTACCTCTGCAAATAAGACCATATCGTCTGCAAAGAATAAATTAGAAATTTTGGGGCCATTTTTACATATAGGAATAGGGAGCCAGTCTTTGCCACGAACCCGAACGTCAATGGATTGCTGAAGTTTCTCGAGGCACATAACAAAAAGGTATGATGATATAACGGGTCACCTTGTCTAACCCCTCTAGTAGGCTTGAGTTTCTCGGTCGGTTCACCGTTCCACAAGATTTGCATGGTCGGAGTGGTCACACACTCCATCACTGTGTCTATCATAAGAATAGGAAAACCCGTATCCGTCAAAGTGCTCCTAATAAAATTCAATTTGAGGCGATCATACGCTTTCTCCAAATCAATTTTAATAGCCATATAAcctgtttttcctttttttctcatAGTATGAATCGCTTCTTGAAAGACCACGATGTTATCTGTGATTTGGCGCCCAAGGACAAAACCACTTTGATTTTCAGAGATGAGCCAAGGAAGGACTTTTCTAATGCGATTGGCTATTGTTTACTAATAATTTTGTAAGCCACATTAAAAAGGCTTATGGGACGAAATTGAGATATATGCTCTGGGCCAGAGACCTTTGGTATCAATACTATGTGCAT from Silene latifolia isolate original U9 population chromosome 3, ASM4854445v1, whole genome shotgun sequence harbors:
- the LOC141648975 gene encoding uncharacterized protein LOC141648975 — encoded protein: MCLEKLQQSIDVRVRGKDWLPIPICKNGPKISNLFFADDMVLFAEVRADQAHVIKFVLDNFCRASGENVSMEKSKIFFSANTTASDIDDVKNIPGFEVTNDLSTYLGMPSINGRVTKANFAHLEEKFNRRLAGWQTKHLSLAGRNTLVQSTLSTMANHSMQTAKILRLVCDSLDRKTRRFLWGGTEEHKKVHLISWDKV